A genomic segment from Spinacia oleracea cultivar Varoflay chromosome 3, BTI_SOV_V1, whole genome shotgun sequence encodes:
- the LOC110775874 gene encoding protein GFS12 isoform X1 produces MEEEMCINCLKNRIQSDFSDELFFSYAISDSALPFASRAVVQMTNSNGEVSSEFVLAYLPRQQDDCITKYVDDHISDDEEYIENYRNIYQSKNKEVRDDNCFSSPSACNLSSPLLKGGMKTGICSLYDVNSSCFYSGRLSCLRTITALAPCAFVGNCTSSAFEKILSNFSSGLLEDDILCSLSVMIEGKATCRASQNFLSLLGIPSFHDDQVPGCLRHPNLVPVLGMLKVPGYTSVVYPKAPYTLENILHYSPEALNSEWHTRFMIYQLLSALSYIHGLGLSHGNIRPSRVMLSNSLWAWLSICDRPHVQHVSGEKDEESFASPLTGKRCSAHDCLSRSLFVDLNLSSSVDWSSDFYKWWRGDLSNFEYLLVLNRLAGRRWGDHTFHTVMPWVIDFCVKPDEHCDVGWRDLSKSKWRLAKGDEQLDFTYLTSEIPHHVSDECLSELAVCSYKARRLPLSVLRLAVRAVYEPNEYPSTMQRLYQWTPDECIPEFYCDHQIFYSLHPGMSNLAVPSWAGSPQEFIKLHRDALESDRVSREIHNWIDITFGYKMSGQPAVAAKNVMLPSSQPTMPRPIGRRQLFTQPHPVRRGNTNRSRDCIIVGGAVSVLNENLVDSEKASFYETDYLRNIEEAAAFCQYSRHLSPVYSEHVVKSSPADRESPNQDSDRHGTKGTDKNFSFCMLPRVDSNSLLEYLEEDESSKGYQELLLWAHQSSHQRKLSTCVAKDIFSLGCIIAEMYLRKPLFDLVSLSTYVDCGALPGMLIELPPHVKLFVEACIQRDWRRRPSAKSLLESPFFPPTVKSAYLFIAPLQLLAKDGSRLRYAANFAKKGALRAMGTFAAEICAAYCLPLLQNSVSDVEAEWAYILFKEFLRCLKPEAVKRLVLPSIQKILQATDYSHLKVSLLQDSFVREVWNHVGKQIYLETIHPLVISNLLSSPHKNSASAASVLLTGSSEELGVPIAIQQTILPLMACFGKGLCADGTDAIVRIGAVSGENFIVSQIVPLLKNVVRSCISSSIDKPEPVQSWNTLALIDCLFVLDGLVALLEKEVVVKELLEGQSCLFVVILMRSDFELTVLQAAAATLITVCQQIGPDLTALHVVPHLKELFDELAFSQELSSLPASIGKNYDISNTKSDKETQIESRVDLVSLLYPSLATLIGIEKLRQCCATWLLLENYLLKRHNWKWEFTGESSRKSSGNLDTRKGMNAERVKSKYNPTKLLMNGVGWAVPQSQGSKGSNDMVLHKRFYEVHQNSAERDLEISKVGKCEPWFWFPSPASSWEGPDFLARTGSLKDESPWKIKASIVHSVRAHHGALRSLAVDQDECTVFTAGVGPGYKGMVQRWDLSTVDCVSGYYGHEEVVNDICILPFSGRVASCDGTIHVWNSQTGKAISIIAESSANLTQSSVPSSSTIRVNTDQASMLNSYPPSGGIFSSIDSSLYTCMHFLESAEKLVVGTGNGSLRFIDPAVGEKLHLWSSESVDYGFPSLVSAICSCGSDNMEFSSSHSWIAVGLGSGNCRLLDARSGNVIASWRAHDGYVTKLAAPEDHLLVSSSLDKTLRIWDLRKSLPPQHIVYKGHSDSILDFSVWSQDIVSISKNKIGLSSLSGTVDEYGQHRVVSQALHTADRGLRNMSVLSSIAILPFSRLFLVGTEDGQLKICC; encoded by the exons ATGGAAGAAGAAATGTGCATTAATTGCCTGAAAAATCGAATTCAATCAGATTTTTCCGACGAATTATTCTTCTCTTACGCCATCTCCGATTCCGCTCTTCCCTTTGCTTCTAGGGCTGTTGTTCAA ATGACGAATTCAAATGGGGAGGTATCTTCTGAGTTTGTGTTGGCATACTTACCTCGGCAGCAAGATGACTGCATCACTAAATACGT GGATGATCATATATCGGATGATGAAGAATACATTGAAAATTACAGGAACATTTACCAAAGTAAAAACAAAGAAGTCAGGGATGACAACTGTTTTTCGTCCCCGTCTGCGTGTAATTTGTCCAGCCCTTTGTTGAAGGGTGGAATGAAGACTGGAATCTGCAGTCTTTATGATGTGAattcttcctgtttctattctGGTAGGTTATCTTGCTTAAGAACTATTACTGCACTTGCACCATGCGCTTTTGTCGGAAATTGCACCTCCTCTGCATTTGAGAAAATTCTTTCCAATTTTTCATCTGGGTTGTTGGAAGATGATATATTGTGTTCTCTCAGTGTGATGATCGAAGGTAAAGCAACATGCCGTGCTAGTCAAAATTTTCTTAGCTTACTTGGAATCCCTTCATTTCATGATGATCAAGTCCCTGGATGCTTGAGGCATCCAAATCTGGTACCTGTGCTGGGAATGCTAAAGGTGCCTGGATATACCAGTGTAGTTTACCCCAAGGCTCCTTATACGCTGGAGAACATTCTCCATTACAGTCCTGAAGCATTAAATTCTGAGTGGCATACAAGATTTATGATTTATCAGTTACTCTCCGCCCTCAGTTACATCCATGGTTTAGGGCTTTCCCATGGAAATATTCGTCCCTCTAGGGTGATGCTGTCTAATTCTTTATGGGCCTGGTTAAGCATATGTGATAGACCTCACGTGCAGCATGTATCAGGTGAAAAAGATGAAGAATCCTTCGCCTCACCCCTCACAGGAAAACGCTGTTCTGCTCATGATTGCCTATCTAGAAGCCTATTTGTTGATCTAAATCTTTCCTCATCTGTAGATTGGTCCTCAGACTTCTATAAGTGGTGGAGGGGAGACCTCAGTAACTTTGAATATCTACTTGTCTTAAACAGACTAGCTGGAAGAAGATGGGGAGACCACACATTTCATACAGTAATGCCGTGGGTAATAGATTTCTGTGTTAAGCCTGATGAACATTGTGATGTAGGGTGGAGGGATTTGAGTAAAAGCAAGTGGCGTCTGGCAAAAGGTGATGAGCAGCTGGACTTTACATATTTAACATCTGAAATTCCACATCATGTCTCAGATGAGTGCCTTTCTGAATTGGCTGTTTGCAGCTACAAAGCAAGGAGGTTACCCCTGAGTGTCCTGCGTTTGGCTGTACGTGCAGTGTATGAACCTAATGAGTATCCTTCCACTATGCAAAGACTATATCAATGGACTCCTGATGAGTGCATTCCGGAATTCTATTGTGATCACCAAATCTTttattctcttcaccctggtatGAGTAATTTAGCAGTGCCTTCTTGGGCTGGAAGTCCTCAAGAGTTCATAAAACTTCATCGAGATGCACTTGAGAGTGACCGGGTTTCACGCGAAATTCATAATTGGATTGATATTACCTTTGGATACAAAATGTCTGGTCAGCCAGCTGTAGCTGCCAAAAACGTCATGCTGCCTTCATCTCAGCCCACAATGCCTAGGCCAATTGGGCGTCGTCAACTATTCACTCAACCTCACCCTGTTCGCCGGGGTAATACTAATAGAAGTAGAGATTGCATTATTGTTGGGGGGGCTGTCTCTGTGCTCAACGAGAACTTAGTTGATAGTGAGAAAGCTTCATTCTATGAAACTGATTACTTAAGAAATATAGAAGAAGCTGCTGCATTTTGCCAATATTCTAGGCACTTGAGTCCCGTATATTCTGAACACGTTGTGAAGAGTTCCCCTGCTGACCGTGAGTCACCTAATCAGGATAGTGATCGTCATGGAACTAAAGGAACTGACAAAAACTTCAGCTTTTGCATGTTGCCTAGAGTTGATTCCAATAGTCTTCTTGAGTATCTTGAGGAGGATGAAAGTTCTAAAGGATATCAAGAGTTGCTGCTTTGGGCTCATCAATCTTCCCATCAAAGGAAACTTTCAACATGTGTTGCAAAGGATATATTTTCTCTGGGCTGTATTATTGCTGAAATGTACTTGAGGAAGCCTCTTTTTGATTTAGTTTCCTTATCCACATATGTGGACTGTGGTGCTTTGCCTGGAATGCTGATAGAACTTCCTCCTCATGTGAAACTTTTTGTTGAAGCATGCATCCAGAGAGATTGGAGGAG GAGGCCTTCTGCCAAAAGTCTTCTGGAGTCTCCATTTTTTCCACCAACAGTCAAGTCCGCATACTTATTTATTGCTCCCCTTCAGCTATTGGCAAAGGATGGGTCGCGTCTTCGCTATGCTGCTAACTTTGCGAAGAAAGGGGCCTTGAGAGCCATGGGAACTTTTGCAGCCGAAATATGTGCTGCTTACTGCTTACCTCTACTACAGAACTCTGTATCAGATGTTGAGGCTGAGTGGGCTTACATactttttaaagaatttttaaGATGTCTCAAACCCGAAGCGGTCAAGAGACTGGTGTTGCCTTCTATTCAGAAGATTTTACAG GCAACAGACTATTCACATTTGAAAGTTTCTCTTCTGCAAGATTCATTTGTGCGTGAGGTGTGGAACCATGTTGGGAAGCAAATATACCTTGAAACAATTCATCCATTGGTCATATCAAACTTGCTTAGTTCTCCACATAAAAATTCAGCATCTGCCGCATCTGTGCTATTGACTGGATCTAGTGAAGAGCTTGGTGTACCTATTGCTATTCAGCAG ACAATATTGCCTCTAATGGCTTGTTTTGGCAAGGGACTTTGTGCTGATGGAACTGATGCTATAGTTAGAATTG GTGCTGTTTCGGGTGAGAATTTTATTGTCTCACAGATCGTACCATTGCTGAAAAATGTTGTTCGCTCCTGCATTTCATCTTCTATCGATAAGCCTGAGCCTGTCCAGAGTTGGAACACTTTAGCTCTAATTGATTGTCTCTTTGTGTTGGATGGTTTAGTTGCACTATTGGAGAAAGAGGTGGTGGTCAAGGAGCTTCTTGAA GGCCAAAGTTGCTTATTTGTTGTGATTCTTATGCGAAGTGACTTTGAACTTACAGTACTTCAG GCTGCTGCTGCTACTCTCATCACAGTTTGTCAGCAGATTGGTCCAGATTTAACAGCTTTGCATGTCGTACCTCATCTGAAAGAGCTGTTTGATGAGCTTGCTTTTTCTCAAGAACTATCTAGTCTGCCTGCCTCAATTGGGAAAAACTATGACATCTCTAACACCAAATCAGACAAGGAGACACAAATTGAAAGCCGCGTGGATCTAGT GTCGCTTTTGTATCCTTCTCTTGCAACACTTATCGGCATAGAGAAACTGCGGCAATGTTGTGCTACTTGGCTGCTTCTCGAAAATTATCTCCTTAAGCGCCATAATTGGAAG TGGGAATTTACAGGAGAATCATCCAGGAAAAGTTCAGGAAACTTGGATACAAGAAAGGGCATGAATGCAGAAAGGGTCAAGTCTAAGTACAACCCAACCAAACTGCTAATGAATGGAGTTGGATGGGCGGTACCACAATCACAGGGAAGTAAAGGAAGCAATGATATGGTTCTTCATAAACGCTTTTACGAAGTTCATCAAAATTCAGCTGAAAGGGACCTGGAAATATCCAAAGTAGGTAAATGTGAACCATGGTTCTGGTTCCCTAGTCCTGCTTCTAGTTGGGAAGGGCCAGATTTTCTTGCCCGTACTGGTAGTTTGAAAGATGAAAGTCCGTGGAAGATCAAGGCATCAATTGTACACTCTGTCCGTGCTCATCATGGAGCACTAAGGTCTTTGGCTGTGGATCAAGATGAATGTACTGTATTTACTGCAGGAGTCGGTCCTGGTTATAAGGGAATGGTTCAAAGGTGGGACTTGTCAACTGTCGATTGTGTTTCTGGGTACTATGGGCACGAGGAG GTTGTGAATGACATCTGTATCCTTCCTTTCAGTGGGAGGGTGGCTTCTTGTGACGGGACCATACATGTATGGAATAGCCAAACAGGAAAAGCAATTTCAATAATTGCTGAATCATCTGCAAATTTGACCCAGTCTTCTGTCCCCTCATCTTCCACGATAAGGGTGAACACTGACCAAGCCAGTATGCTGAACTCATACCCACCTTCTGGTGGAATTTTTTCCAGCATTGATAGCAGTTTGTATACCTGCATGCATTTCTTGGAATCTGCAGAAAAGCTAGTAGTTGGTACTGGAAATGGTTCTCTCAG GTTCATCGATCCTGCTGTGGGAGAGAAGCTTCATTTGTGGAGCAGTGAATCTGTGGATTATGGTTTCCCTTCCCTTGTTTCTGCCATATGCTCTTGTGGTTCCGACAATATGGAATTCTCTTCTTCACATTCTTGGATTGCAGTGGGACTGGGCTCTGGTAATTGCAGGCTGCTTGATGCCAGAAGTGGAAATGTCATTGCCTCCTGGCGTGCTCATGATGGATATGTGACAAAG CTGGCTGCACCAGAGGATCATCTTCTTGTTTCCAGCTCTCTGGATAAAACTTTACGAATTTGGGACCTCAGAAA GAGTCTGCCACCACAACATATTGTCTACAAAGGTCACAGTGATAGTATACTGGATTTCTCTGTTTGGAGCCAAGATATAGTTTCAatttctaaaaataaaattggaCTTTCTTCTCTGTCTGGAACTGTGGATGAA TATGGCCAGCATCGTGTTGTTAGTCAGGCTCTACATACAGCAGACCGAGGGTTACGAAACATGTCTGTGTTATCTAGCATAGCTATTCTTCCTTTCTCACGACTTTTTCTTGTCGGAACAGAGGATGGTCAGCTGAAAATTTGCTGCTGA
- the LOC110775874 gene encoding protein GFS12 isoform X2 codes for MEEEMCINCLKNRIQSDFSDELFFSYAISDSALPFASRAVVQMTNSNGEVSSEFVLAYLPRQQDDCITKYVNIYQSKNKEVRDDNCFSSPSACNLSSPLLKGGMKTGICSLYDVNSSCFYSGRLSCLRTITALAPCAFVGNCTSSAFEKILSNFSSGLLEDDILCSLSVMIEGKATCRASQNFLSLLGIPSFHDDQVPGCLRHPNLVPVLGMLKVPGYTSVVYPKAPYTLENILHYSPEALNSEWHTRFMIYQLLSALSYIHGLGLSHGNIRPSRVMLSNSLWAWLSICDRPHVQHVSGEKDEESFASPLTGKRCSAHDCLSRSLFVDLNLSSSVDWSSDFYKWWRGDLSNFEYLLVLNRLAGRRWGDHTFHTVMPWVIDFCVKPDEHCDVGWRDLSKSKWRLAKGDEQLDFTYLTSEIPHHVSDECLSELAVCSYKARRLPLSVLRLAVRAVYEPNEYPSTMQRLYQWTPDECIPEFYCDHQIFYSLHPGMSNLAVPSWAGSPQEFIKLHRDALESDRVSREIHNWIDITFGYKMSGQPAVAAKNVMLPSSQPTMPRPIGRRQLFTQPHPVRRGNTNRSRDCIIVGGAVSVLNENLVDSEKASFYETDYLRNIEEAAAFCQYSRHLSPVYSEHVVKSSPADRESPNQDSDRHGTKGTDKNFSFCMLPRVDSNSLLEYLEEDESSKGYQELLLWAHQSSHQRKLSTCVAKDIFSLGCIIAEMYLRKPLFDLVSLSTYVDCGALPGMLIELPPHVKLFVEACIQRDWRRRPSAKSLLESPFFPPTVKSAYLFIAPLQLLAKDGSRLRYAANFAKKGALRAMGTFAAEICAAYCLPLLQNSVSDVEAEWAYILFKEFLRCLKPEAVKRLVLPSIQKILQATDYSHLKVSLLQDSFVREVWNHVGKQIYLETIHPLVISNLLSSPHKNSASAASVLLTGSSEELGVPIAIQQTILPLMACFGKGLCADGTDAIVRIGAVSGENFIVSQIVPLLKNVVRSCISSSIDKPEPVQSWNTLALIDCLFVLDGLVALLEKEVVVKELLEGQSCLFVVILMRSDFELTVLQAAAATLITVCQQIGPDLTALHVVPHLKELFDELAFSQELSSLPASIGKNYDISNTKSDKETQIESRVDLVSLLYPSLATLIGIEKLRQCCATWLLLENYLLKRHNWKWEFTGESSRKSSGNLDTRKGMNAERVKSKYNPTKLLMNGVGWAVPQSQGSKGSNDMVLHKRFYEVHQNSAERDLEISKVGKCEPWFWFPSPASSWEGPDFLARTGSLKDESPWKIKASIVHSVRAHHGALRSLAVDQDECTVFTAGVGPGYKGMVQRWDLSTVDCVSGYYGHEEVVNDICILPFSGRVASCDGTIHVWNSQTGKAISIIAESSANLTQSSVPSSSTIRVNTDQASMLNSYPPSGGIFSSIDSSLYTCMHFLESAEKLVVGTGNGSLRFIDPAVGEKLHLWSSESVDYGFPSLVSAICSCGSDNMEFSSSHSWIAVGLGSGNCRLLDARSGNVIASWRAHDGYVTKLAAPEDHLLVSSSLDKTLRIWDLRKSLPPQHIVYKGHSDSILDFSVWSQDIVSISKNKIGLSSLSGTVDEYGQHRVVSQALHTADRGLRNMSVLSSIAILPFSRLFLVGTEDGQLKICC; via the exons ATGGAAGAAGAAATGTGCATTAATTGCCTGAAAAATCGAATTCAATCAGATTTTTCCGACGAATTATTCTTCTCTTACGCCATCTCCGATTCCGCTCTTCCCTTTGCTTCTAGGGCTGTTGTTCAA ATGACGAATTCAAATGGGGAGGTATCTTCTGAGTTTGTGTTGGCATACTTACCTCGGCAGCAAGATGACTGCATCACTAAATACGT GAACATTTACCAAAGTAAAAACAAAGAAGTCAGGGATGACAACTGTTTTTCGTCCCCGTCTGCGTGTAATTTGTCCAGCCCTTTGTTGAAGGGTGGAATGAAGACTGGAATCTGCAGTCTTTATGATGTGAattcttcctgtttctattctGGTAGGTTATCTTGCTTAAGAACTATTACTGCACTTGCACCATGCGCTTTTGTCGGAAATTGCACCTCCTCTGCATTTGAGAAAATTCTTTCCAATTTTTCATCTGGGTTGTTGGAAGATGATATATTGTGTTCTCTCAGTGTGATGATCGAAGGTAAAGCAACATGCCGTGCTAGTCAAAATTTTCTTAGCTTACTTGGAATCCCTTCATTTCATGATGATCAAGTCCCTGGATGCTTGAGGCATCCAAATCTGGTACCTGTGCTGGGAATGCTAAAGGTGCCTGGATATACCAGTGTAGTTTACCCCAAGGCTCCTTATACGCTGGAGAACATTCTCCATTACAGTCCTGAAGCATTAAATTCTGAGTGGCATACAAGATTTATGATTTATCAGTTACTCTCCGCCCTCAGTTACATCCATGGTTTAGGGCTTTCCCATGGAAATATTCGTCCCTCTAGGGTGATGCTGTCTAATTCTTTATGGGCCTGGTTAAGCATATGTGATAGACCTCACGTGCAGCATGTATCAGGTGAAAAAGATGAAGAATCCTTCGCCTCACCCCTCACAGGAAAACGCTGTTCTGCTCATGATTGCCTATCTAGAAGCCTATTTGTTGATCTAAATCTTTCCTCATCTGTAGATTGGTCCTCAGACTTCTATAAGTGGTGGAGGGGAGACCTCAGTAACTTTGAATATCTACTTGTCTTAAACAGACTAGCTGGAAGAAGATGGGGAGACCACACATTTCATACAGTAATGCCGTGGGTAATAGATTTCTGTGTTAAGCCTGATGAACATTGTGATGTAGGGTGGAGGGATTTGAGTAAAAGCAAGTGGCGTCTGGCAAAAGGTGATGAGCAGCTGGACTTTACATATTTAACATCTGAAATTCCACATCATGTCTCAGATGAGTGCCTTTCTGAATTGGCTGTTTGCAGCTACAAAGCAAGGAGGTTACCCCTGAGTGTCCTGCGTTTGGCTGTACGTGCAGTGTATGAACCTAATGAGTATCCTTCCACTATGCAAAGACTATATCAATGGACTCCTGATGAGTGCATTCCGGAATTCTATTGTGATCACCAAATCTTttattctcttcaccctggtatGAGTAATTTAGCAGTGCCTTCTTGGGCTGGAAGTCCTCAAGAGTTCATAAAACTTCATCGAGATGCACTTGAGAGTGACCGGGTTTCACGCGAAATTCATAATTGGATTGATATTACCTTTGGATACAAAATGTCTGGTCAGCCAGCTGTAGCTGCCAAAAACGTCATGCTGCCTTCATCTCAGCCCACAATGCCTAGGCCAATTGGGCGTCGTCAACTATTCACTCAACCTCACCCTGTTCGCCGGGGTAATACTAATAGAAGTAGAGATTGCATTATTGTTGGGGGGGCTGTCTCTGTGCTCAACGAGAACTTAGTTGATAGTGAGAAAGCTTCATTCTATGAAACTGATTACTTAAGAAATATAGAAGAAGCTGCTGCATTTTGCCAATATTCTAGGCACTTGAGTCCCGTATATTCTGAACACGTTGTGAAGAGTTCCCCTGCTGACCGTGAGTCACCTAATCAGGATAGTGATCGTCATGGAACTAAAGGAACTGACAAAAACTTCAGCTTTTGCATGTTGCCTAGAGTTGATTCCAATAGTCTTCTTGAGTATCTTGAGGAGGATGAAAGTTCTAAAGGATATCAAGAGTTGCTGCTTTGGGCTCATCAATCTTCCCATCAAAGGAAACTTTCAACATGTGTTGCAAAGGATATATTTTCTCTGGGCTGTATTATTGCTGAAATGTACTTGAGGAAGCCTCTTTTTGATTTAGTTTCCTTATCCACATATGTGGACTGTGGTGCTTTGCCTGGAATGCTGATAGAACTTCCTCCTCATGTGAAACTTTTTGTTGAAGCATGCATCCAGAGAGATTGGAGGAG GAGGCCTTCTGCCAAAAGTCTTCTGGAGTCTCCATTTTTTCCACCAACAGTCAAGTCCGCATACTTATTTATTGCTCCCCTTCAGCTATTGGCAAAGGATGGGTCGCGTCTTCGCTATGCTGCTAACTTTGCGAAGAAAGGGGCCTTGAGAGCCATGGGAACTTTTGCAGCCGAAATATGTGCTGCTTACTGCTTACCTCTACTACAGAACTCTGTATCAGATGTTGAGGCTGAGTGGGCTTACATactttttaaagaatttttaaGATGTCTCAAACCCGAAGCGGTCAAGAGACTGGTGTTGCCTTCTATTCAGAAGATTTTACAG GCAACAGACTATTCACATTTGAAAGTTTCTCTTCTGCAAGATTCATTTGTGCGTGAGGTGTGGAACCATGTTGGGAAGCAAATATACCTTGAAACAATTCATCCATTGGTCATATCAAACTTGCTTAGTTCTCCACATAAAAATTCAGCATCTGCCGCATCTGTGCTATTGACTGGATCTAGTGAAGAGCTTGGTGTACCTATTGCTATTCAGCAG ACAATATTGCCTCTAATGGCTTGTTTTGGCAAGGGACTTTGTGCTGATGGAACTGATGCTATAGTTAGAATTG GTGCTGTTTCGGGTGAGAATTTTATTGTCTCACAGATCGTACCATTGCTGAAAAATGTTGTTCGCTCCTGCATTTCATCTTCTATCGATAAGCCTGAGCCTGTCCAGAGTTGGAACACTTTAGCTCTAATTGATTGTCTCTTTGTGTTGGATGGTTTAGTTGCACTATTGGAGAAAGAGGTGGTGGTCAAGGAGCTTCTTGAA GGCCAAAGTTGCTTATTTGTTGTGATTCTTATGCGAAGTGACTTTGAACTTACAGTACTTCAG GCTGCTGCTGCTACTCTCATCACAGTTTGTCAGCAGATTGGTCCAGATTTAACAGCTTTGCATGTCGTACCTCATCTGAAAGAGCTGTTTGATGAGCTTGCTTTTTCTCAAGAACTATCTAGTCTGCCTGCCTCAATTGGGAAAAACTATGACATCTCTAACACCAAATCAGACAAGGAGACACAAATTGAAAGCCGCGTGGATCTAGT GTCGCTTTTGTATCCTTCTCTTGCAACACTTATCGGCATAGAGAAACTGCGGCAATGTTGTGCTACTTGGCTGCTTCTCGAAAATTATCTCCTTAAGCGCCATAATTGGAAG TGGGAATTTACAGGAGAATCATCCAGGAAAAGTTCAGGAAACTTGGATACAAGAAAGGGCATGAATGCAGAAAGGGTCAAGTCTAAGTACAACCCAACCAAACTGCTAATGAATGGAGTTGGATGGGCGGTACCACAATCACAGGGAAGTAAAGGAAGCAATGATATGGTTCTTCATAAACGCTTTTACGAAGTTCATCAAAATTCAGCTGAAAGGGACCTGGAAATATCCAAAGTAGGTAAATGTGAACCATGGTTCTGGTTCCCTAGTCCTGCTTCTAGTTGGGAAGGGCCAGATTTTCTTGCCCGTACTGGTAGTTTGAAAGATGAAAGTCCGTGGAAGATCAAGGCATCAATTGTACACTCTGTCCGTGCTCATCATGGAGCACTAAGGTCTTTGGCTGTGGATCAAGATGAATGTACTGTATTTACTGCAGGAGTCGGTCCTGGTTATAAGGGAATGGTTCAAAGGTGGGACTTGTCAACTGTCGATTGTGTTTCTGGGTACTATGGGCACGAGGAG GTTGTGAATGACATCTGTATCCTTCCTTTCAGTGGGAGGGTGGCTTCTTGTGACGGGACCATACATGTATGGAATAGCCAAACAGGAAAAGCAATTTCAATAATTGCTGAATCATCTGCAAATTTGACCCAGTCTTCTGTCCCCTCATCTTCCACGATAAGGGTGAACACTGACCAAGCCAGTATGCTGAACTCATACCCACCTTCTGGTGGAATTTTTTCCAGCATTGATAGCAGTTTGTATACCTGCATGCATTTCTTGGAATCTGCAGAAAAGCTAGTAGTTGGTACTGGAAATGGTTCTCTCAG GTTCATCGATCCTGCTGTGGGAGAGAAGCTTCATTTGTGGAGCAGTGAATCTGTGGATTATGGTTTCCCTTCCCTTGTTTCTGCCATATGCTCTTGTGGTTCCGACAATATGGAATTCTCTTCTTCACATTCTTGGATTGCAGTGGGACTGGGCTCTGGTAATTGCAGGCTGCTTGATGCCAGAAGTGGAAATGTCATTGCCTCCTGGCGTGCTCATGATGGATATGTGACAAAG CTGGCTGCACCAGAGGATCATCTTCTTGTTTCCAGCTCTCTGGATAAAACTTTACGAATTTGGGACCTCAGAAA GAGTCTGCCACCACAACATATTGTCTACAAAGGTCACAGTGATAGTATACTGGATTTCTCTGTTTGGAGCCAAGATATAGTTTCAatttctaaaaataaaattggaCTTTCTTCTCTGTCTGGAACTGTGGATGAA TATGGCCAGCATCGTGTTGTTAGTCAGGCTCTACATACAGCAGACCGAGGGTTACGAAACATGTCTGTGTTATCTAGCATAGCTATTCTTCCTTTCTCACGACTTTTTCTTGTCGGAACAGAGGATGGTCAGCTGAAAATTTGCTGCTGA